A single window of Roseofilum reptotaenium CS-1145 DNA harbors:
- a CDS encoding bifunctional serine/threonine-protein kinase/formylglycine-generating enzyme family protein codes for MGQVLAGHYQIEQELGQGGFGKTFLARDHHLPGHPLCVVKQLQPQLDDPDALKVAKRLFTTEAQILQRLGEHPQIPRLLAFFEQQEEFYLVQEYIQGHELASEIREGQPWQEDRAIAFLRDILTPLDFVHQQGVIHRDLKPSNIIRRSLDNQLVLIDFGAVKQTLSQVHPLTGRTSQTPVSVIIGSPNYMPSEQAIGRPKFSSDIYAVGVMAIQALTGKSLPELPKDPETEEILWKQFASVRKEFEEVLGKMVCYHFGDRYSYGAEALEAINSLSSPLISTVPPIAESNHLRNSQPEETHPIFPAAIAPDNPTLITELNLSPVPVSNLPKRSTFNFEVVKNSDLTAPEFELSPAKTNPDDPTEISQHEEDLQKFSNHELPKCSTFNFEVVTVNHCGELLERQNYQAQSFQEDLGDGVCLEMVSIPGGTFLMGSPGDEDNQESDESPQHLVTVAPFYLGKFQVTQAQWHRVASFPQINLRLESKPSHFQGDDLPVEQISWDEVQELCLRLSSHTGRNYRLPSEAQWEYACRAGSTTPFHVGETLTIDLANYKLPNPSERELKTRAVGSFNPNRFGLYDMHGNVWEWCNDHWHNTYNLAPNNGESWLSGDQPELKVIRGGSWSNQLLNCRSAHRNMLWANYRGNTFGFRVALRAAEG; via the coding sequence ATGGGACAAGTGTTAGCAGGTCACTACCAAATTGAGCAAGAACTCGGTCAAGGGGGGTTTGGCAAAACGTTTCTGGCTAGAGATCATCACCTTCCTGGTCATCCTCTGTGTGTGGTTAAGCAACTCCAACCCCAATTGGATGACCCGGATGCTCTAAAAGTTGCCAAGCGGTTGTTCACAACCGAAGCTCAAATCTTACAACGGTTGGGAGAACATCCCCAAATTCCCCGTTTGTTGGCATTTTTTGAACAACAGGAGGAGTTTTACTTAGTTCAAGAGTATATTCAGGGTCATGAACTAGCCTCTGAGATTCGAGAGGGACAACCCTGGCAGGAAGATCGGGCGATCGCCTTTCTAAGAGATATTTTGACTCCTTTGGATTTTGTTCATCAACAGGGAGTGATTCACCGAGACTTAAAACCGAGTAATATTATCCGGCGATCGCTCGATAACCAACTGGTTCTGATTGATTTTGGTGCAGTTAAGCAAACCCTTTCCCAGGTTCACCCTTTGACTGGAAGAACGTCCCAGACTCCCGTATCGGTGATTATCGGTTCTCCCAATTACATGCCTAGCGAACAGGCGATCGGTCGTCCGAAGTTCAGTAGTGATATTTATGCCGTGGGAGTCATGGCGATTCAAGCCTTAACGGGAAAATCTTTGCCCGAACTCCCGAAAGACCCGGAGACTGAAGAGATATTATGGAAACAGTTCGCCTCCGTGAGGAAGGAGTTCGAGGAAGTTTTAGGGAAAATGGTCTGCTATCATTTCGGCGATCGCTATTCCTACGGAGCAGAAGCCCTAGAAGCCATAAACTCCCTCTCATCTCCCTTGATTTCCACAGTTCCTCCGATTGCTGAATCCAATCACCTCAGAAACTCGCAACCTGAAGAAACCCATCCTATTTTTCCTGCTGCCATTGCCCCAGATAATCCCACACTCATTACCGAACTAAATTTATCCCCTGTTCCAGTGTCTAACCTTCCAAAACGCTCAACGTTTAACTTTGAAGTCGTTAAAAATTCTGACTTAACTGCACCGGAGTTTGAATTATCGCCAGCCAAGACTAACCCTGATGATCCCACAGAAATTTCTCAGCACGAGGAGGACTTACAAAAATTCTCTAATCATGAACTGCCAAAATGCTCAACATTTAACTTTGAAGTCGTTACTGTTAATCATTGTGGAGAACTCCTTGAGCGCCAGAATTACCAAGCCCAATCCTTTCAAGAAGACTTAGGGGATGGAGTTTGTTTAGAAATGGTCTCTATACCCGGAGGCACCTTTCTTATGGGTTCTCCTGGGGATGAAGACAACCAAGAATCTGATGAAAGTCCCCAACATTTAGTCACAGTTGCTCCCTTTTATTTAGGGAAATTTCAGGTTACCCAGGCCCAATGGCATAGAGTCGCCTCTTTTCCACAAATCAACCTTCGCTTAGAATCTAAGCCATCTCATTTCCAAGGAGATGATTTACCTGTTGAACAAATTTCCTGGGATGAAGTACAGGAATTGTGTTTGAGACTCTCTTCCCACACTGGACGAAACTATCGCTTACCCTCAGAAGCTCAGTGGGAATATGCCTGTCGCGCCGGAAGTACAACTCCATTTCATGTTGGTGAAACGCTAACCATTGACTTAGCCAATTACAAACTGCCTAATCCCTCAGAACGAGAGCTTAAAACTAGGGCAGTCGGAAGTTTTAACCCTAATCGATTCGGTTTGTATGATATGCATGGTAATGTCTGGGAATGGTGCAATGACCACTGGCACAACACCTACAATCTTGCACCCAATAACGGAGAATCTTGGTTATCTGGCGATCAACCGGAATTAAAAGTCATACGTGGGGGTTCTTGGAGTAATCAGTTGCTCAATTGCCGTTCGGCTCATCGTAATATGTTGTGGGCGAACTATCGAGGTAATACGTTTGGCTTTCGGGTAGCGCTACGCGCGGCAGAAGGGTAA
- the rimO gene encoding 30S ribosomal protein S12 methylthiotransferase RimO yields MGNKPTIAIAHLGCEKNRIDTEHMLGLLVQAGYGVDSNEELADYVIVNTCSFIQESRQESVQTLVELAEADKKIVITGCMAQHYQEDLLDALPEAVAVVGTGDYHKIVEVMEQVQGGDRPIAVSANPTYIADDQTPRYRTTTEGVAYLRIAEGCDYKCAFCIIPHLRGKQRSRPIESIVAEAQKLADEGVQELVLISQITTNYGADLYGKPQLAQLLRALGQVDVPWIRMHYTYPTGFSPEVIAAIRETPNILPYLDLPLQHSHPDILRAMNRPWQGQVNDQIIENLKQAIPNGVFRTTFIVGFPGETQTHFDHLCDFVDRHQFDHVGVFAFSPEEEAPASGFDNPVPEPVKEERRNHLMERQQPISLSRNQAEIGKTVDVLVEGSFPDTQNLIGRCARFAPEVDGVVYVRPQGNSEPLGKLISVKITDADAYDLYGDQV; encoded by the coding sequence ATGGGCAATAAGCCAACAATTGCGATCGCCCACTTGGGCTGTGAAAAAAACCGAATTGACACCGAACATATGCTCGGTTTGCTCGTTCAAGCAGGCTACGGCGTTGATTCAAACGAAGAGTTAGCCGATTATGTCATTGTTAACACCTGTAGTTTTATCCAAGAGTCTCGACAAGAATCGGTTCAAACCCTCGTCGAACTAGCAGAGGCTGATAAAAAAATTGTGATTACGGGCTGTATGGCCCAACACTATCAAGAAGATCTCCTCGATGCCCTACCGGAAGCGGTAGCAGTCGTCGGAACAGGGGACTATCATAAAATAGTGGAGGTGATGGAACAGGTGCAAGGCGGCGATCGCCCGATCGCAGTTTCCGCCAATCCAACCTACATCGCCGATGACCAAACCCCTCGCTATCGGACAACCACCGAAGGGGTTGCCTATCTGAGAATTGCCGAAGGATGTGATTATAAATGCGCGTTTTGCATCATTCCCCACTTGCGTGGAAAGCAGCGATCGCGCCCCATCGAATCCATCGTTGCTGAAGCCCAAAAATTAGCAGATGAAGGGGTTCAAGAACTCGTCTTGATTTCCCAAATTACCACCAACTATGGAGCCGACCTTTACGGGAAACCCCAACTGGCTCAACTGCTGAGGGCACTTGGACAGGTCGATGTTCCTTGGATTCGGATGCACTATACCTATCCGACTGGCTTTAGCCCAGAAGTAATTGCCGCTATCCGAGAAACCCCCAATATTCTGCCTTATCTCGATTTACCTCTGCAACACTCCCATCCAGATATTCTTCGGGCTATGAATCGCCCTTGGCAAGGTCAGGTCAACGACCAAATTATCGAAAACCTGAAACAAGCGATCCCTAACGGAGTCTTCCGAACCACCTTTATTGTTGGTTTTCCGGGTGAAACCCAAACCCACTTCGATCACTTGTGTGACTTTGTAGATCGTCATCAATTCGATCATGTTGGCGTATTTGCCTTTTCTCCCGAAGAAGAAGCCCCCGCTTCTGGCTTTGACAACCCGGTTCCGGAACCGGTCAAAGAAGAGCGCCGCAATCACCTAATGGAGCGACAACAACCCATTTCCCTGAGCCGAAATCAGGCTGAAATCGGTAAAACCGTCGATGTGCTGGTTGAAGGAAGTTTCCCAGACACCCAAAATTTAATCGGTCGCTGTGCCCGATTTGCTCCAGAAGTCGATGGTGTTGTGTACGTCAGACCCCAAGGAAATTCGGAACCCCTAGGAAAACTGATTTCCGTCAAGATTACAGATGCGGATGCTTATGACCTCTATGGCGATCAAGTTTAG
- a CDS encoding Uma2 family endonuclease: protein MTIIAPEIAHFSVEEYHQMIESGIFKERRVELINGLIIEMSPQGTEHTYFAENLAKKLEQLIAGRAYVREAKLITLSTSEPEPDIVVAKLPRSQYIDHHPFPQDIELVVEVSKATRSYDMSAKKALYAQENIPEYWIVDINSRTVMVYRFPQGNDYRDRQDFSVTEEVFPLAFPDLLIPVSDIFAL from the coding sequence ATGACGATCATAGCTCCAGAAATTGCCCATTTCAGCGTTGAAGAATACCATCAAATGATCGAAAGTGGCATATTCAAGGAACGCAGAGTAGAATTGATTAATGGACTAATCATAGAAATGTCTCCTCAAGGCACAGAACACACTTATTTTGCAGAAAATTTGGCGAAAAAACTGGAACAGCTAATTGCAGGACGAGCCTATGTTCGAGAAGCTAAACTCATTACTTTATCGACATCGGAACCCGAACCGGATATTGTGGTGGCAAAGTTGCCGCGATCGCAATATATCGACCATCACCCCTTTCCCCAGGATATCGAGCTAGTCGTTGAAGTATCCAAAGCAACTCGAAGTTACGATATGTCAGCGAAAAAAGCCCTCTATGCTCAAGAAAATATACCAGAATATTGGATTGTGGATATTAACTCTAGAACCGTAATGGTTTATCGCTTTCCTCAAGGTAATGACTATCGAGACAGGCAAGATTTTTCAGTAACAGAAGAAGTCTTTCCCTTGGCATTTCCCGATCTTTTAATTCCTGTATCTGATATTTTTGCTCTTTGA
- a CDS encoding Crp/Fnr family transcriptional regulator: protein MTTEEFSERFPLFNTANPETLDRLLSIAQEHEYPAQRAVLMEDAWGNAVFFIVSGWVKVRRLSDKNDMTIAVLGPGNFFGEMAILDESPRSTDVIALCPVTLMSVSAQRFIQALFNDSQLHHRMLQLMVRRLRQNNVRFQLRNQPPAVKLANTLIRLAEEYGLDTQRGVVIFNVAFQDLADVSDIGLQETQKIMEKLQEKKWIAIHTEENRLCLINKKQLKHLAGMG, encoded by the coding sequence TTGACTACTGAAGAATTTAGTGAACGATTTCCCCTATTCAATACCGCCAACCCGGAGACCCTCGATCGCCTATTGTCTATTGCCCAAGAGCATGAATATCCTGCCCAACGAGCGGTGTTAATGGAAGATGCTTGGGGAAATGCGGTGTTTTTTATTGTATCGGGTTGGGTCAAAGTCCGCCGTCTGTCGGATAAAAATGATATGACGATCGCTGTTCTCGGCCCGGGTAACTTTTTTGGAGAAATGGCGATTTTAGATGAATCTCCCCGCTCCACTGATGTTATTGCCCTTTGTCCGGTTACCTTGATGAGCGTATCAGCCCAGCGATTTATTCAAGCTCTGTTTAATGATTCCCAGCTCCATCATCGCATGTTGCAGTTGATGGTTCGCCGTCTGCGGCAAAATAATGTTCGCTTTCAACTGCGAAACCAACCGCCTGCCGTTAAACTGGCCAATACTCTGATTCGGTTAGCCGAAGAGTATGGACTCGACACTCAACGAGGAGTAGTCATTTTTAATGTTGCCTTTCAAGATTTAGCGGATGTCTCGGATATCGGCTTACAAGAAACTCAGAAAATTATGGAAAAGTTGCAAGAAAAAAAATGGATTGCGATCCATACTGAAGAAAACCGATTGTGTTTAATTAACAAAAAGCAACTCAAACATTTAGCCGGAATGGGTTAA
- a CDS encoding DEAD/DEAH box helicase — protein MTVSFQELGISDNRAQYLESIGFVEPTEIQTKAIPHLLQNQDVVGQAQTGTGKTATFALPILERLNLEQRNPQALILTPTRELAEQVRKAIRDLTGDKRIRVTAIYGGQSIERQIQRLRSGVHIVVGTPGRVIDLLERKELTLQDLSWVVLDEADEMLNMGFIQDVEKILSQVPTERQTACFSATMPPSIRSLVQRFLKSPITVTVEQPKAAPVHIEQIAYMIPRGWTKQRALQPILEMESPDSAIIFVRTRRQAAELTSQLQSAGYSVDEYHGDLSQSQRERLMTRFRHRQVRWVVATDIAARGLHVDDLSHVINYDLPDNLENYVHRIGRTGRAGKDGTAICLVQSFERRKLTQIERYIRQRLTVNRIPTRAQIEARHIDRLQDQVSDAVTGERMASFLPLVARLSEEGYEPHAIAAAALQMAYDTTRPAWTQTDYDATEDDVKYSTPKPKLAKRNRNASSMRDKREDRVGASEQS, from the coding sequence ATGACTGTTTCATTTCAAGAACTCGGAATTTCTGACAATCGTGCCCAATACCTAGAAAGCATTGGGTTTGTTGAACCCACAGAAATTCAAACCAAAGCCATTCCCCATTTGCTTCAGAATCAAGATGTGGTTGGCCAAGCGCAAACGGGAACGGGTAAAACCGCGACCTTTGCTCTGCCGATTTTAGAGCGGCTCAATCTTGAACAGCGCAACCCCCAAGCTTTAATTCTGACCCCAACGCGGGAATTAGCTGAACAAGTCCGCAAAGCCATTCGCGATCTAACCGGAGATAAACGGATTCGGGTGACCGCTATTTATGGTGGGCAGTCCATTGAGCGCCAGATCCAACGGCTCAGAAGTGGAGTGCATATTGTAGTAGGAACCCCAGGACGGGTGATCGATCTGCTTGAGCGCAAGGAGTTAACCCTCCAAGACCTCTCTTGGGTGGTTTTGGATGAAGCCGATGAAATGTTGAATATGGGCTTTATTCAAGATGTGGAGAAAATCCTCTCCCAAGTGCCCACAGAGAGACAAACGGCCTGTTTCTCCGCTACCATGCCCCCCTCTATTCGTAGTTTAGTGCAACGGTTCCTGAAATCGCCGATTACGGTAACCGTTGAACAACCCAAAGCTGCTCCGGTTCATATTGAACAAATTGCTTATATGATTCCGCGCGGATGGACGAAACAACGGGCACTGCAACCGATTCTGGAAATGGAAAGCCCGGATTCAGCGATTATTTTTGTGCGTACTCGTCGCCAAGCGGCTGAGTTGACCAGTCAACTGCAATCGGCTGGCTATAGTGTGGATGAGTATCATGGGGATTTGAGCCAATCCCAACGGGAGCGCTTAATGACTCGCTTCCGCCATCGCCAGGTGCGTTGGGTCGTGGCAACTGATATTGCAGCGCGAGGCTTGCATGTGGACGACCTGTCCCATGTGATTAACTACGATTTACCGGATAACCTGGAAAATTATGTCCACCGGATTGGGCGGACGGGACGCGCAGGTAAGGATGGTACGGCGATTTGCTTGGTACAATCCTTTGAGCGCCGTAAACTGACTCAGATTGAACGGTATATTCGTCAACGGTTAACCGTGAATCGGATTCCAACTCGCGCCCAGATCGAGGCTCGTCATATTGACCGTCTGCAAGATCAAGTCAGTGATGCCGTAACTGGGGAGAGAATGGCTTCATTCTTGCCTTTAGTTGCCAGGTTGAGTGAAGAGGGCTATGAACCCCATGCGATCGCCGCTGCTGCTCTGCAAATGGCTTATGATACCACTCGTCCCGCTTGGACACAAACCGACTATGATGCCACGGAAGATGATGTTAAATACAGCACTCCCAAGCCGAAGCTGGCTAAACGGAATCGGAATGCATCTTCCATGCGTGATAAGCGCGAAGACCGGGTTGGAGCGAGTGAGCAATCCTAA
- a CDS encoding ankyrin repeat domain-containing protein — protein MDILDMENFTTEQSQLYEAVKNRNLQRIQTIIEQECNLQKWAYEVYDDQFDGFLNTVQKAVHLRDKRIIGILLQAISNPKIRDEYIFMSLDVAAILGEVDIFQHLVNSLSSNFSKRDLSYVLNHAIWGGSEKIVSILIDLGIHINIIFEWGETPLMAASRKGDIDLVKLIVEAGANVNIINEESPFTGALGLAAINGHQDIYDYLCPLVSNEEEQEFAYNTISGIIKE, from the coding sequence ATGGATATATTAGATATGGAAAACTTCACAACCGAACAAAGCCAACTTTATGAAGCTGTCAAAAATCGGAATCTGCAAAGAATCCAAACAATAATAGAACAAGAGTGTAATTTGCAGAAATGGGCTTATGAGGTTTATGATGATCAGTTTGACGGGTTTCTTAATACTGTTCAAAAAGCTGTTCATTTAAGAGATAAAAGAATAATTGGAATTTTACTTCAGGCAATATCCAATCCAAAAATTAGAGATGAATACATTTTTATGTCTCTCGATGTAGCTGCTATTTTAGGAGAGGTTGATATATTTCAACACTTAGTTAACTCTTTGAGTTCAAATTTTTCTAAACGAGACTTGAGTTATGTATTAAACCATGCTATTTGGGGAGGCAGCGAAAAGATTGTGAGCATTTTGATTGACCTAGGAATTCATATAAATATAATCTTTGAATGGGGAGAAACTCCTTTAATGGCAGCATCAAGAAAAGGAGATATTGATTTAGTAAAACTAATAGTAGAAGCGGGAGCAAATGTAAATATCATCAATGAAGAATCGCCTTTTACAGGTGCTTTGGGTTTAGCTGCTATCAATGGTCATCAAGATATCTACGATTATCTATGTCCTCTAGTTTCCAATGAAGAAGAACAAGAATTTGCTTACAACACAATTTCAGGTATTATTAAAGAATAG
- a CDS encoding serine/threonine-protein kinase has product MLGGHYEIEQELGQGGFGKTFLARDHHLPGHPLCVVKQLKAQLHGSHALKVAKRLFKTEAQTLQSLGEHPQIPRLLAFFEQEEEFYLVQEYIQGHELTQEIQEGRPWDERQAISLLRDILMSLDFVHQQGVIHRDLKPSNIIRRSLDNQLVLIDFGAVKQTLSELTPSMDKSSQTPLSVIVGSPNYMPSEQAIGRPKFSSDIYAVGIIVIQALTGVLPRDFPKDPETEEILWQPLASVSSGLEAVLGKMVRYHFGDRYSCAAEALEAVNSLSISPTSPPSPMPKAEPVSPDSPTVVSFSASIRPESSQPVTFQPINQRDEWGGLWICELGVQGKSIKLYQGDITNLTADVIVSSDDTCLTMGAGVSKQIRSIGGIEVYKEAQKLQPLKLGEIAATTAGYLWAEKIYHAAVINFAYDMAVFSKNIHEAIIEQAVKNCLETANQDGFQSLVFPLLGTGANRFPVMEGLEIILAQVIQVFSERPNTIDEVTISIYGEIAPIKAIKSVLENMVQYHLSDLQN; this is encoded by the coding sequence GTGTTAGGCGGTCACTACGAAATTGAGCAAGAATTGGGTCAAGGGGGGTTTGGCAAGACGTTTCTGGCTAGAGACCATCACCTCCCGGGTCATCCTCTGTGTGTGGTCAAGCAACTTAAAGCCCAATTGCACGGCTCCCATGCTCTGAAAGTCGCCAAGCGCTTGTTCAAAACGGAAGCTCAAACCTTACAAAGCTTGGGAGAACATCCCCAAATTCCCCGGTTGTTGGCATTTTTTGAACAAGAGGAGGAGTTTTATCTTGTCCAAGAATATATCCAGGGTCATGAGCTAACGCAGGAGATTCAAGAGGGTAGACCCTGGGATGAACGTCAGGCGATCTCCCTGTTAAGAGATATTTTGATGTCTTTAGATTTTGTCCATCAACAGGGGGTGATTCACCGGGACTTAAAACCGAGTAATATCATCCGGCGATCGCTCGATAACCAATTGGTTCTGATTGATTTTGGCGCAGTCAAGCAAACCCTCTCAGAATTAACCCCTTCAATGGATAAAAGCTCCCAGACTCCCTTATCGGTCATTGTCGGGTCTCCCAATTACATGCCCAGCGAACAGGCGATCGGTCGCCCGAAATTCAGCAGTGATATTTATGCGGTGGGGATTATTGTGATTCAAGCCCTAACGGGAGTATTGCCTAGAGACTTCCCGAAAGATCCGGAGACTGAAGAGATTCTTTGGCAACCATTGGCATCCGTGAGTTCAGGGTTAGAGGCTGTATTAGGGAAGATGGTACGCTATCATTTTGGCGATCGCTACTCCTGCGCCGCAGAAGCTCTAGAAGCCGTCAATTCCCTTTCTATTTCCCCGACTTCCCCTCCTTCTCCGATGCCCAAAGCGGAACCCGTTTCCCCTGACTCTCCCACCGTTGTGTCTTTTTCTGCTTCTATTCGTCCAGAATCATCACAACCAGTGACCTTTCAACCGATCAATCAACGCGATGAATGGGGAGGGTTATGGATTTGTGAATTAGGCGTACAAGGTAAATCGATCAAACTCTATCAAGGAGATATTACTAATCTGACGGCTGATGTGATTGTTAGTTCAGATGATACTTGCTTAACTATGGGGGCAGGTGTTTCTAAACAAATTCGTTCTATTGGCGGAATTGAAGTATATAAAGAAGCCCAAAAATTGCAACCTTTAAAATTAGGCGAGATCGCAGCTACAACCGCAGGTTACCTATGGGCAGAGAAGATTTATCATGCAGCAGTCATCAATTTCGCTTATGACATGGCAGTTTTTTCTAAAAATATTCATGAAGCAATTATAGAGCAAGCCGTAAAAAACTGCTTAGAAACTGCAAATCAAGATGGCTTTCAAAGTCTGGTGTTTCCTTTACTGGGAACTGGCGCGAATCGATTCCCTGTGATGGAGGGATTAGAGATTATTTTGGCACAAGTCATTCAGGTGTTCTCAGAGCGCCCTAATACGATCGATGAGGTCACCATTTCTATCTATGGCGAAATTGCACCTATCAAAGCCATTAAGTCCGTTTTAGAGAACATGGTTCAGTACCATCTGAGTGACTTGCAAAATTAG
- a CDS encoding DUF4870 domain-containing protein: protein MYDPDKRKLLSALCQGSIFFSLLWVSVGVPIAISVISDDPVVKQNAKESLNFHFNVWLYEIIFGVLTIVLIGWPLLGLLQIMSVILPVLAITHCLSQPETSYRYPFIFRLL from the coding sequence ATGTACGATCCAGATAAGCGCAAGTTACTTTCTGCTCTGTGTCAAGGCTCTATTTTCTTTAGTTTATTGTGGGTTTCGGTGGGAGTACCGATCGCCATTTCTGTGATCTCCGACGATCCTGTGGTCAAGCAGAATGCCAAAGAGTCTCTCAATTTCCACTTTAATGTCTGGTTATACGAAATCATTTTTGGCGTACTCACCATTGTGTTAATTGGTTGGCCTTTGTTGGGACTGTTGCAAATTATGAGTGTGATCTTACCGGTTTTGGCGATCACCCATTGCCTAAGCCAACCCGAAACATCCTATCGCTATCCCTTTATCTTTCGCCTGCTCTAA
- a CDS encoding M61 family metallopeptidase: MTQTSIPQPTRSDEHQVAIAYQVAMPQPSNHLYDVTLSISGWQADHLDLLFPVWSPGSYLVREYAKNLQEFQVHDLEQSSLVYHKKSKSHWQIKTENTSDIFVFYRIYANELTVRTSHLDSSHAYFNGTCLFFQVLGMEQQPIQVKILVPDTTWKISTALPKVGRESAIFQANNFDHLLDSPFEIGTHAIYYFQTLNKTHELAVWGQGNLPAESAINDIEKIIEVESELFGGLPYDRYLFILHLARSRGGLEHKDSCSLIFDRFSFREREKYASFMQLVAHEFFHLWNVKRLRPSGLETYDYTQENYTSSLWFCEGATSYYDLVIPLRAGIYDARHFLNELSKEITRYQNTPGRWIQPLHESSFDAWIKLYRSDANSRNNQMSYYLKGELVSLILDLMIRAHHQNRRSLDDVMAQMWDNFGKTETGYTPQQLLSTIESVAHMSLEDFFYKALDTTEDLAFNTYLKPFGLQLKAEIKSPDIPHIGITVRAEQGRNRVKYVESHSPAYTIGIDPGDELLALDGLRVSADDLSDRLKDYNPGDSMTLTLFHGDELKTVTVTLAEPKPTSYYLTPLPNPLSLQLKNFEGWLGVPLKTVFSNGG, translated from the coding sequence ATGACTCAAACCTCTATCCCTCAACCGACGCGCTCTGATGAGCATCAAGTGGCGATCGCCTATCAAGTGGCTATGCCCCAGCCGAGCAACCACCTCTATGACGTTACCCTCAGTATTTCCGGTTGGCAAGCTGACCACCTTGACCTCCTATTTCCGGTTTGGAGTCCTGGTTCATACTTGGTTCGAGAATATGCTAAGAATTTACAAGAATTTCAAGTTCATGACTTAGAACAAAGTTCTTTGGTTTATCACAAAAAGAGTAAAAGCCATTGGCAAATTAAGACAGAAAATACTTCAGATATTTTCGTGTTTTATCGCATCTATGCCAATGAACTCACCGTTCGCACCAGCCATTTAGATAGCTCCCATGCCTATTTTAATGGGACTTGCCTGTTTTTCCAGGTACTTGGCATGGAACAACAACCCATTCAGGTAAAAATCCTCGTTCCGGATACGACTTGGAAGATTAGTACTGCCCTCCCGAAAGTTGGGCGAGAGAGTGCTATTTTTCAAGCCAACAACTTCGATCACCTCCTCGATAGCCCCTTTGAAATTGGAACCCATGCTATCTATTATTTCCAAACCCTAAACAAAACCCATGAATTAGCCGTTTGGGGCCAAGGAAATCTTCCCGCAGAAAGTGCCATTAATGATATTGAAAAAATTATTGAAGTTGAATCCGAACTCTTTGGCGGACTCCCCTACGATCGCTATCTTTTTATCCTCCACCTGGCTCGCAGTCGAGGCGGACTCGAACACAAAGATTCTTGCTCTTTGATTTTCGACCGCTTTAGTTTTCGCGAACGGGAAAAATACGCCTCATTCATGCAACTGGTTGCCCATGAGTTTTTCCACCTTTGGAATGTCAAACGGTTGCGCCCCAGCGGACTAGAAACCTATGACTACACCCAAGAAAATTATACCTCATCTCTGTGGTTTTGTGAAGGAGCAACCTCCTATTATGACCTGGTAATTCCCTTGCGAGCAGGCATTTATGACGCTCGACATTTTTTGAACGAATTGAGCAAGGAAATCACCCGCTATCAAAATACCCCCGGTCGTTGGATTCAACCCCTACATGAATCGAGTTTTGACGCTTGGATTAAGCTCTATCGCTCCGATGCCAATAGCCGTAATAATCAAATGTCCTATTACCTCAAAGGCGAGTTGGTGTCCTTGATTCTCGATTTAATGATTCGCGCTCATCATCAAAACCGGCGATCGCTCGATGATGTGATGGCACAAATGTGGGACAATTTTGGCAAAACGGAAACCGGTTATACCCCGCAGCAACTGCTCTCCACCATTGAATCCGTTGCCCATATGTCCTTAGAAGACTTCTTCTATAAAGCCCTCGATACCACCGAAGATCTGGCGTTTAACACTTATCTGAAACCCTTTGGTTTACAACTCAAAGCTGAAATTAAATCCCCCGATATTCCCCACATAGGAATCACCGTTAGAGCGGAACAGGGACGGAATCGGGTTAAATATGTCGAGAGCCATTCTCCTGCCTATACTATCGGCATTGATCCGGGAGATGAGCTATTAGCCTTAGACGGGTTGCGAGTCAGTGCAGATGACTTGAGCGATCGCTTAAAAGATTATAATCCTGGAGATTCGATGACCCTAACTCTCTTCCATGGAGATGAACTCAAAACTGTAACCGTCACCTTAGCCGAACCTAAGCCTACGTCTTATTATCTGACTCCTTTACCTAATCCTTTATCCCTGCAACTGAAAAACTTTGAAGGGTGGCTAGGAGTGCCTTTGAAAACTGTCTTTAGCAACGGGGGATAA